From the genome of Procambarus clarkii isolate CNS0578487 chromosome 83, FALCON_Pclarkii_2.0, whole genome shotgun sequence, one region includes:
- the LOC123768868 gene encoding uncharacterized protein, with the protein MAANALAPFMYQLQESLNNFDLKNWVSQLDFKTAGVLAVVVVGALLLLNLFGKPFSPFGRSLLTSAANAWENRDQLGFGPALRGSRSLEPVTQVLDALAEAVRKWEEPEDSAVRTRAH; encoded by the exons ATGGCAGCCAACGCCCTCGCCCCCTTCATGTACCAGCTGCAGGAGAGTCTCAATAATTTCGACCTCAAGAACTGGGTCAGTCAACTGGACTTTAAGACGGCGGGTGTCctggcagtggttgtggtgggcgcCCTGCTCCTGCTGAACCTCTTCGGCAAGCCTTTCTCTCCCTTCGGTAGGAGCCTCCTGACCTCCGCCGCCAACGCCTGGGAAAACAGGGATCAACTGGGATTTGGTCCTGCCCTCCGTGGAAG TCGCTCGCTGGAGCCTGTAACACAGGTCCTCGACGCCCTGGCGGAGGCGGTGAGGAAGTGGGAGGAGCCAGAGGACAGCGCCGTCAGGACTCGCGCTCACTGA
- the LOC123768866 gene encoding uncharacterized protein has product MPTSALAPFMYQLQEGLRNVDLKHWVSQLDFKTAGVLALIVVGIVLLLNLVTKSYLPYGRSLLSSAAHAWDSRDQLGLGPALRGSRSLEPFTNVLDALAEAVKKWEEPEDSAVRNRAL; this is encoded by the exons ATGCCAACCAGCGCCCTCGCCCCCTTCATGTACCAGCTGCAGGAAGGTCTCCGTAATGTTGACCTAAAGCACTGGGTCAGTCAGCTGGACTTTAAGACGGCGGGTGTCCTGGCACTGATAGTCGTGGGGATCGTCCTCTTGCTGAACCTGGTAACGAAGTCTTATCTTCCCTACGGCAGGAGTCTCTTGTCCTCCGCCGCCCACGCCTGGGACAGCAGGGATCAACTGGGGCTTGGTCCTGCCCTCCGTGGAAG CCGTTCCTTGGAGCCTTTTACAAATGTCCTCGACGCCCTGGCGGAGGCGGTGAAGAAGTGGGAGGAGCCTGAGGACAGCGCCGTCAGGAATCGTGCTCTCTGA